A region from the Meiothermus sp. CFH 77666 genome encodes:
- the galT gene encoding galactose-1-phosphate uridylyltransferase, translated as MHKRTYPKKDGRLLYLYGLAPHTLPALEEGENTGQAQSHARWHPLRQEWVVFAASRQGRTFLPPREYDPLAPSKPGGFPTEIPFEDFEIAVFQNRWPSLSPHAGEPPQGLAIPTRDARGDCEVVVYTPEHSGSIASLSPERRELLVQVWADRYRDLYAREHIQYVMPFENRGEQMGVTLHHPHGQIYAYPWVPPILQKELEAFQKSPVLLNLMPHLGPYTVLEDEHTLACVPPYARYPYEVLVFPKRFHPGLWTFSQAETQSFARMLGQVVQKLDNLFHKPMPYVMALHAAPKGAEAIFHFHVEFYPALRTADKLKYLAGTEIAAGTFAMDALPEETAKVLREVEI; from the coding sequence CCCACACCCTGCCCGCCCTCGAGGAGGGAGAAAACACCGGCCAGGCCCAGTCCCACGCCCGCTGGCATCCCCTGCGGCAGGAGTGGGTGGTGTTTGCCGCCAGCCGCCAGGGCCGCACCTTTCTGCCCCCCAGGGAATACGACCCCCTGGCCCCCAGCAAGCCCGGCGGCTTTCCCACCGAAATCCCCTTTGAGGATTTCGAGATTGCCGTCTTTCAAAACCGCTGGCCCTCGCTCTCGCCCCACGCAGGAGAACCTCCCCAGGGCCTTGCCATCCCCACCCGCGATGCCAGGGGCGACTGCGAGGTGGTGGTCTACACCCCCGAGCACAGCGGCAGCATCGCCTCGCTCAGCCCCGAGCGGCGCGAGCTTTTGGTGCAGGTCTGGGCCGACCGCTACCGCGACCTCTACGCCCGCGAACACATCCAGTACGTGATGCCCTTCGAGAACCGGGGCGAGCAGATGGGAGTGACGCTGCACCACCCCCACGGGCAGATTTACGCCTACCCCTGGGTTCCGCCCATCCTGCAAAAGGAGCTCGAGGCTTTCCAGAAAAGCCCGGTGTTGCTGAACCTGATGCCCCACTTAGGCCCTTACACCGTGCTCGAGGACGAACACACCCTGGCCTGCGTCCCCCCCTACGCCCGCTACCCCTACGAGGTGCTGGTCTTCCCCAAGCGGTTCCACCCCGGCCTGTGGACCTTCAGCCAGGCCGAAACCCAGAGCTTCGCCCGGATGCTGGGCCAGGTGGTGCAAAAGCTGGATAACCTCTTCCACAAACCCATGCCCTACGTGATGGCCCTGCACGCTGCGCCCAAAGGAGCCGAGGCCATTTTCCATTTCCATGTGGAGTTCTACCCCGCCCTGCGCACCGCCGACAAACTCAAATACCTGGCCGGCACCGAGATTGCCGCCGGCACCTTTGCCATGGACGCCCTGCCCGAGGAAACCGCCAAGGTGCTGCGGGAGGTGGAGATATAG